One window of Aspergillus oryzae RIB40 DNA, chromosome 3 genomic DNA carries:
- a CDS encoding putative L-serine dehydratase (threonine/serine dehydratases), with the protein MGSIALEEAQPSFKTPWVQTPLVESASLSRAAGCRIFLKLENVQPSGSFKSRAMGNQILSHLIKPENANRPVHFFASSGGNAGLAAVCAARSLGYPCTVVVPLSTKPLMVQKLRMAGAADVIQHGDTFQAAGEYMREVIMKNKDENECENVAKIALHPFDNEPIWEGNSTLIDELATQLPPPAGEDEEATHRGRPLPVDAIICSVGGGGLLNGLVMGIERHRQLQKMSLSYASNPISHSQSNPIHLLAIETLGTDSLAAAVAKKSLVSLPKITSQATSLGAIRVSERTFQYAISPPQGIAVHSAVLSDADAARGVLRLADDHRTLVELACGVCVEAAVGDAARARPSTSSDALTAGTKKRKREDADYPSHRDEGYGDDGSSATETESEAGSEFQSKLKQLVPDLNSDSRVVIIVCGGSNITIDMAAEYKKLLNEGWGN; encoded by the coding sequence ATGGGTAGCATCGCCTTAGAGGAAGCCCAACCCTCCTTCAAGACACCATGGGTGCAAACCCCTTTGGTGGAATCTGCCTCCCTTTCTCGTGCTGCAGGATGTAGGATATTCCTGAAGCTGGAGAACGTCCAGCCCAGCGGTTCATTCAAGTCCAGGGCCATGGGCAATCAGATCCTGTCACACCTCATCAAGCCAGAGAACGCCAACCGACCCGTCcacttctttgcctcctcaGGCGGGAACGCAGGCCTAGCCGCTGTCTGCGCAGCCCGCAGTCTGGGATATCCCTGCACAGTGGTCGTACCACTATCAACGAAGCCCCTGATGGTGCAGAAGCTACGGATGGCAGGTGCAGCGGACGTAATCCAGCATGGAGACACGTTCCAAGCAGCCGGCGAGTACATGCGAGAAGTGAtcatgaagaacaaggacgAGAACGAGTGTGAAAACGTGGCGAAGATTGCTCTACACCCGTTTGATAACGAGCCCATCTGGGAAGGAAACAGCACTCTCATTGACGAACTGGCCACCCAGCTCCCTCCCCCAgccggtgaagatgaagaggccaCCCATCGTGGCCGCCCGTTACCCGTGGATGCCATCATCTGCAGCGTGGGCGGCGGCGGCCTCCTGAACGGTCTAGTCATGGGCATCGAACGACACCGCCAGCTCCAGAAGATGAGCCTCAGCTATGCTTCCAACCCTATCTCCCACTCCCAGTCGAACCCTATCCACCTCCTCGCCATCGAAACCTTAGGTACCGATTCCCTTGCTGCCGCTGTCGCGAAGAAATCCCTCGTCTCCCTCCCCAAGATCACTTCCCAGGCTACTTCTCTGGGCGCTATCCGTGTCTCCGAACGTACTTTCCAATATGCTATCTCCCCGCCGCAGGGTATTGCTGTACACAGTGCGGTGCTTTCGGACGCAGATGCAGCAAGGGGTGTGCTTCGTCTTGCTGATGATCACCGGACGCTTGTCGAACTTGCATGCGGTGTATGCGTTGAGGCTGCAGTTGGTGACGCGGCGAGAGCTCGGCCATCGACATCCTCCGACGCCCTCACAGCTGGAACTAAGAAGCGCAAGAGAGAAGATGCGGATTACCCTTCCCACCGGGATGAGGGCTACGGCGATGATGGGTCCTCAGCGACCGAAACGGAGTCGGAAGCAGGCAGTGAATTCCAATCCAAGCTCAAGCAGCTTGTGCCAGACCTGAACTCCGATAGTCGAGTGGTGATCATTGTGTGTGGTGGAAGTAATATTACGATTGATATGGCGGCAGAGTATAAAAAGCTGCTTAATGAGGGTTGGGGAAACTAA
- the ramB gene encoding bifunctional protein farnesyltransferase/protein geranylgeranyltransferase (protein farnesyltransferase, alpha subunit/protein geranylgeranyltransferase type I, alpha subunit): MSGKYASDPTWASVEPIPLNDGSETGTLPLATIAYSDEYLEATSYLRAVMAANEMSDRALKLTDDVIAMNPAHYTVWHYRVKNLFALKKDLTEEFEWLNKMSLKYLKNYQIWHHRQVLMSSRENFPTLPPNELDFLMKMFKQDAKNYHVWTYRHWLVRHFRLWDEPREIQDVDLLLSQDVRNNSAWNHRFMLRFGPRSDEPDGGMPNSTAPPPEKGRLAVVDEDLVDAELEYAKAKVIKAPENRSPWGFARGVLRASGRPLSEWKDFAKKFVQDKVEDGKVVDVEVKSSHAVEWLADTYGEEGELATAEAVRMFTLLKEKYDPIRKNYWDYRIRMIAPATWSQEIPTSA, translated from the exons ATGTCTGGCAAATACGCCTCAGACCCGACATGGGCCTCTGTTGAGCCGATCCCACTCAATGATGGCTCGGAAACAGGGACCCTTCCACTGGCGACTATCGCCTACTCAGATGAATACCTCGAGGCTACCTCGTACTTAAGAGCAGTGATGGCTGCCAATGAAATGTCCGACAGGGCACTGAAACTCACTGACGATGTAATCGCTATGAACCCGGCGCATTATACTGTTTG GCATTACCGTGTTAAGAATCTTTTTGCTCTCAAAAAGGACCTCACTGAAGAGTTTGAATGGCTGAACAAAATGTCATTGAAGTACCTCAAGAACTACCAAATATG GCACCATCGACAGGTCCTCATGTCATCCAGGGAAAACTTTCCGACACTCCCGCCCAATGAGCTGGATTTCCTCATGAAGATGTTTAAGCAAGACGCCAAAAACTACCATGTCTGGACCTACCGCCACTGGCTAGTGCGACACTTCAGACTATGGGATGAGCCCCGAGAGATCCAGGACGTTGATCTCCTCCTGTCACAAGACGTGAGGAACAACTCCGCCTGGAATCATCGTTTCATGCTCCGTTTTGGCCCACGTAGTGATGAGCCAGATGGCGGTATGCCGAATAGTACCGCTCCCCCGCCCGAGAAGGGCAGGCTAGCCGTGGTTGACGAGGACCTTGTCGATGCTGAACTGGAGTATGCCAAGGCTAAGGTTATCAAAGCCCCTGAAAATCGCAGCCCGTGGGGATTTGCCCGTGGTGTGCTGCGGGCGTCCGGCCGGCCGCTCTCAGAGTGGAAGGACTTTGCGAAGAAGTTTGTCCAGGATAAGGTCGAGGACGGtaaggtggtggatgttgaggtCAAGAGCAGCCATGCTGTAGAATGGCTGGCTGACAcatatggagaagaaggcgaactAGCCACCGCCGAGGCGGTGCGGATGTTTACCTtactgaaggagaagtacgATCCTATCCGAAAGAATTACTGGGATTATCGGATTCGTATGATTGCTCCTGCAACGTGGAGCCAAGAAATTCCCACATCGGCATGA
- a CDS encoding uncharacterized protein (predicted protein), producing the protein MCKTMQSMAAATLVNDFPQFGPLGRKLRNEAVDIIAKETILDDKSLLALLMLGQTASWHDSKDLGISFFNLLRNHLETKPLEITNSERGNNHQFFQEALVYWEMLLSFVADDTAVLSGNAAADSGGPLVLQRIPHPWTGIARDTQFTVQEVGRLVRCERKRIRARVFTSRADIAEAQKAIEKARELEERLLELAHPAEAEIVSPGDDETPVWHLLTMAEVYRCTGLMQLYRVFPDLLYRRLGSQQPSSQSYNQQSSATPRDPFLSVDTAPDLINSAWFESMYLQPESNPPNDSETLPDTYYDSWLTEFALTTLSRLKTIPIESRTRCLQPFLLVASSSELRLPRSEVSLDISGPNISSHAIEVSRSRQFVLGRLTSFLHVLPPKPIDVCLQIVKEVWRRMDARESNVYWMDVMIEKGWETTMG; encoded by the coding sequence ATGTGTAAGACCATGCAGAGTATGGCAGCGGCCACGCTGGTGAATGATTTCCCGCAGTTTGGCCCGTTGGGACGTAAGCTACGTAATGAGGCTGTCGATATCATTGCAAAAGAGACTATCTTAGATGATAAGTCTTTATTGGCTTTACTCATGCTCGGCCAGACAGCCAGCTGGCACGACTCCAAAGATCTAGGAATCTCGTTCTTCAATCTACTTCGGAATCACCTTGAGACCAAGCCCTTGGAGATCACCAATTCAGAGCGTGGTAATAATCATCAGTTCTTCCAGGAAGCTTTGGTATACTGGGAAATGCTTCTGTCGTTTGTTGCAGATGACACAGCAGTCCTATCAGGCAATGCAGCTGCAGACTCAGGCGGGCCACTGGTCTTGCAGCGGATACCGCATCCGTGGACTGGGATCGCCCGCGATACCCAATTCACTGTTCAGGAAGTAGGAAGACTCGTGCGTTGCGAGAGAAAGCGCATCCGTGCCAGGGTGTTTACCTCGCGTGCTGATATCGCCGAGGCCCAGAAGGCTATTGAGAAAGCGCGAGAGCTAGAAGAACGACTCCTTGAACTGGCACATCCGGCTGAAGCTGAAATAGTTAGCCCCGGCGATGACGAGACTCCGGTGTGGCACCTGTTAACCATGGCGGAAGTGTACCGATGTACAGGCCTCATGCAACTGTATCGCGTCTTCCCGGATCTCCTTTACCGTCGTCTAGGCTCGCAGCAACCTTCTTCCCAATCCTACAATCAACAGTCAAGTGCAACCCCTCGCGATCCATTCCTATCCGTAGACACTGCCCCCGACCTGATCAACTCAGCCTGGTTCGAATCTATGTATCTACAACCCGAAAGCAACCCACCAAACGACTCGGAGACTCTCCCAGACACTTATTACGATAGCTGGCTAACAGAGTTCGCTCTGACCACTCTATCTCGCCTAAAAACGATCCCCATTGAATCTCGCACCCGATGTCTCCAACCCTTCTTGCTCGTGGCCTCCAGCAGCGAGCTCCGTCTACCTCGGTCAGAAGTTTCACTCGATATTAGCGGTCCAAATATCTCCTCGCATGCCATCGAAGTATCTCGTTCGAGACAATTTGTCCTCGGACGACTCACTTCGTTCTTGCATGTGCTTCCCCCGAAACCGATCGATGTCTGCTTGCAGATCGTGAAGGAAGTCTGGAGACGGATGGACGCAAGGGAATCAAATGTGTACTGGATGGATGTGATGATCGAGAAAGGATGGGAGACGACAATGGGCTAA
- the erg12 gene encoding mevalonate kinase (mevalonate kinase MVK/ERG12), which translates to MHNGRGRRKNGSVKAPKNRQRPTMSHLISEQSLPTRSKSSVASDDSVDTSDDTSAAPSFSSSPPSTKSITNGVHRPAMARKASSPMAPAFMVSAPGKVIVFGEHAVVHGKAAMAAAISLRSYLLVTTLTKSQRTITLNFRDIGLNHTWSIDELPWDLFHQPTKKKYYYDLVTSIDPELLDAILPLVERISPDLPEDKRKHQRGAATAFLYLFCALGSPQHPGAIYTLRSTIPTGAGLGSSASICVCISAALLLQIRTLAGPHPDQPPDEAEVQIERINRWAFVGEMCIHGNPSGVDNTVAAGGKAVIFRRGDYSKPPAVSSLPNFPELPLLLVDTRQSRSTAVEVAKVGQLKEEQPLVTEAILDTIEKVNASAQEIIRETDSSGISKDTLERIGALIRINHGLLVSLGVSHPRLERIRELVDFANIGWTKLTGAGGGGCAITLLRPDADPSAIRQLEEKLDEEGFAKYETTLGGDGVGVLWPAVVRNGTDEEGGEEIDQQKFENADGPEGIERLVGVGTQEKREGWKFWKRAMH; encoded by the coding sequence ATGCACAACGGCCGTGGACGCCGAAAGAACGGCAGTGTTAAAGCTCCAAAGAATCGTCAGCGCCCTACTATGTCACACTTAATCTCGGAACAATCCCTTCCCACCCGCTCAAAATCCTCGGTCGCTAGCGACGATAGCGTAGACACCTCCGACGACACCTCAGCCGCTCCCTCCTTCAGCAGTAGTCCGCCGAGCACGAAGTCTATCACCAACGGTGTTCACAGACCAGCTATGGCTCGaaaggcttcttctccaatggcaCCCGCCTTCATGGTGTCCGCCCCGGGCAAGGTCATTGTCTTTGGTGAGCATGCCGTCGTGCATGGTAAAGCCGCCATGGCGGCAGCCATCTCCCTACGATCCTACCTCCTTGTTACAACCTTGACCAAATCGCAACGCACCATCACCTTAAACTTcagagatattggattgAATCACACCTGGAGCATCGACGAGCTGCCGTGGGACTTGTTTCACCAAccgaccaagaagaagtactATTACGACCTGGTCACCTCGATTGACCCCGAACTTCTGGACGCGATCTTGCCTCTCGTGGAGCGCATCTCCCCAGACCTACCCGAAGACAAGCGAAAACATCAGCGTGGCGCTGCGACTGCGTTCCTCTATCTTTTCTGTGCGTTGGGTTCCCCGCAACACCCTGGAGCGATCTATACCCTTCGGTCGACGATCCCAACTGGCGCGGGGTTGGGCAGCAGTGCTAGTATATGCGTTTGTATCAGTGCTGCACTCCTTCTTCAGATTCGTACTCTAGCTGGACCGCACCCCGACCAACCGCCCGACGAGGCGGAGGTGCAGATCGAGCGCATCAACCGATGGGCATTCGTTGGTGAGATGTGCATTCACGGAAATCCCAGCGGAGTGGATAACACGGTCGCCGCAGGCGGCAAGGCCGTGATTTTCAGAAGAGGCGATTATTCCAAACCACCGGCCGTTAGCTCACTCCCCAATTTCCCCGAGCTACCTCTACTGCTCGTGGACACTCGACAATCCCGTTCCACGGCGGTTGAAGTAGCAAAGGTCGGTCAGctgaaagaagaacaaccacTAGTGACGGAGGCGATCCTTGATACCATCGAGAAGGTGAATGCTTCCGCTCAGGAGATTATACGGGAAACGGATTCGTCAGGTATTTCCAAGGATACGCTCGAGCGCATTGGAGCGCTTATCCGCATCAACCACGGCTTGTTGGTCTCGCTGGGAGTCTCTCACCCTCGACTCGAGCGCATTCGTGAGCTTGTAGATTTTGCGAACATTGGTTGGACGAAACTCACCGGcgctggtggaggaggatgcgCGATCACCCTCCTACGTCCGGATGCCGACCCGAGTGCTATCCGCCAATTGGAGGAAAagctggacgaagaaggatTCGCGAAGTACGAGACTACTCTGGGAGGAGATGGTGTCGGTGTCCTGTGGCCCGCCGTGGTCCGCAATGGaaccgacgaagaaggtgGTGAGGAGATTGACCAGCAGAAGTTCGAAAATGCAGATGGCCCCGAAGGCATCGAGCGTCTCGTCGGTGTGGGCAcacaggaaaagagagagggctGGAAGTTTTGGAAACGAGCAATGCATTAA